The Deinococcus taeanensis genomic interval ACGACGGGGAACGTCAGTGCGCCCGGCATCATGGTCTGCACGCCGTCGGCCACAGTGCGGGGCGGCGCCGCCAGGCGCACGCGTTCACCCGCGAGCAGACTGCGGCGCGTGTCGTCGCCCGTCTCCGGTTCCACACCGATCACGCGCGTGCCCGGCCAGACCGCCTGGACGACCGTTGCGATGCCGCTGATCATCCCGCCGCCCCCGACCGCCACGAGCACGGCGTCCGGCGCCTCCACCTGCCCGATCAGTTCCAGGGCCTGCGTGCCCTGCCCCGCCATCACCTGCAGATCGTCGTACGCGTGGATGTAGTGATACCCCCGCTCGGCAGCCAGGGCGCGCACCCGCTCTTCTCCGTTGAGGCGGGTGACGCCCTCATCCACAACCTGCGCGCCGTACGACCGGACGGCGGCCTTCTTCGTCTCGCTGGCGTCCTCGTACATCACGACGGCGCACGGCACGCCCAGCACCCGCGAAGCGAACGCCACGCCCTGCGCGTGATTGCCGCTCGACAGCGTCACGAGTCCGCGGGGGCCGCCCAGCTGCAGGGCGGCGTTCAGCGCCCCCCGCACCTTGAAGCTGCCGGTCTTCTGCAGGTGCTCGCCCTTGAACAGCAGTTCCCGGCCCAGCAGCCGGTCCAGCGATTCCGAGGTCAGAACCGGCGTGCGGTGAATGTACGGGGCAAGCCGCTCAGCAGCTCCACGGACGTCCTCAAGTGTGATCACCCGGACAGTCTAGGCGCGCCCGCGCCGCCCATCCGCAGTGGTCTGACCGCGGCCAGGCAGGGGGCCGCAGGTGCGCCCGCCCGGGTCTGCCGTTGACGGTCGGTGGCGGCCCGGCCGCATCATCCAGCGGCCGGGGGCAAGGGCGCGCGTGAGGGACGGCCGGCGCGGCTGTTCACGCTGCCCCTCCGCGTGCCGGTGGGCGGGCCTGTGGCGCCACGGCCGGCCCTCTGCGGCTCTGCCAGCGCTTTCAGTCCAGGCGGTCCAACCCCCTGAGGAACCCAATCAGGCCCGCGAAGTAGCGTTCCTGGTCGTCGTACAGGGCCATGTGGCTGCCGTCCGGGCAGTGCAGATGCTGCCCCCGGGGGAACTGACCTGCCATCCACGCCATGTGGGCCGGGTCCATCGTGTCGTGCTGCGCGCCGATCACCAGGGTCGGCACCGTCACCTGGCCCAGGTCAGCGGTGCGGTCCCAGTCTGCGAGCTTGGCGCTGGCGCCCAGTTCGCTTGGTCCCTGCAGGGGCACGTAGATGGACGGATTGATGTGTTTGAACGCGCGGTTTACCGGATCAGGCCAGTCCTCCACCGGGAGGCGCAGCACGTGATGAACGTAATGGTGAGGCACGAGCAGTTCCATGTAGCGGGGCTGGTCGTGCGCACCTGCGGCTTCCAGCTGCTCAATTTCAGCGAGCGCCGCCGGGTCCATGGCGGGCTTGAGCACGTCGCGCGCGTACGCGTTGTACAGCGGAATGCTGGCCATCATGTTGGAGATCACGAGGGCTCTGAGATGCTGCGGGTACTGCAGGGCGTACTCCAGCGCCAGGATGCCCCCCCACGAGTGACCCAGCAGGATGAAGTTCTCCCGGGTCAGCCCGAGGGCCTGGCGGACCTGCTCGACCTCGTCCACGAAACGCGGGAGGTCCCACAGCGCCGGCTGGTCAGGCTGGTCGCTGTATGCCGAGCCCAGCTGGTCGTAGTAGTAGTACTCGATGCCCGCGGCAGGCAGGAAACTGTCGAAGGCTTCAAAGTACTCGTGCGTGGCGCCCGGACCGCCGTGCAGCAGCAGGACTTTCAGCGTGGGGTGGTTGCCGACGCGCTTGGTCCACACGCGGTAGGTGCCGTGCGGCGTGGTCACGGGAATGAGTTTGACGCCGCCGCTGAGCCGGTCATCCCGGCCGGTGGTGTCGAAGTAGGTGGACGCTGGGGAATGGGATGTCATGTGAACCTCCAGGGCGGCCTGAGCGCCTCGACCGCGCGACGGGCGAACCCGGGCGGCGGCCGGATACCGCGGGGTGCCCTTCAGCTGAGCCTACCTTCCGCGCGGCACGTCCCTCTCAATCAGGCCCTCCGGGCTGACCTGGGGTCGTCCGGCCGGCCTGCTTCTGAGCGTACATCCGGGCATCAGACACCCGGAGGGCCGTTCTGGCGTCCCCGTCGCCCGGCACCTCTGCCACCCCCGCGCTGGCCTGCGCCTGGGAAAATCCGCGCCGGGCGGTGAGCGTCACGGCCCGGCGTACCCTGTCCTGAATGTCTACCGCGTCGTCCGGGCGGGTTGGCCTGACCAGCAGTGCGAACTCGTCACCGCCGAACCGGTAGAGGTGGGTCTCGTCACGAAACGCCTCGCGGAGCGCCTCTGCGAACGCCAAGAGCAGGGCGTCACCATAGGCGTGCCCGTACGTGTCGTTGATGTGTTTCAGGCCGTCCAGATCGATAATGACCACACTCAGCCGGTCACCGCTGGATCTGACGTCGATTTCCAGCCGCGCGAGGTCGTCATCGAACGCGCGCCGGTTGCCCAGCCCGGTCAGGGCGTCCAGGTGCGCGAGGGTATGGAACTGCGTGGCGCTGGCCCGCTGGTGGACCAGTTCCCGCTGCGCGGCAGCAAAGTGAAACAGTATGCTGAGCAGCGCGCTGTGCGCTCCGAGCAGCGTCAGCGGCAGCACCGGTCCGTCAAACGGGCCGGCGCGGCCGACACTGGTCAGCGCGTGCGGCAGGCTGCTCACCACCAGTGACAGCAGAAGCGTGCCGCCCTCCCGCCGGGCGTGGTGCGGCGGCCTCTGCACGAACAGCAGGACGTACACCACCGGCGCGAGCAGCGTGGTGCACACCAGCCCGGTCGGCGAGGCCGGATGATCCGGCAACCCGTAGAACCCGAGCGTCCAGATGATGAGGAGCAGCGCGCCGTACAGGTGGGGTGCCAGGGCGCGCAGTGGTGTCCTCAGACGGTCCGGACCGAAGAGCGCCAGGCCGAAAACAACGAAGATGACCACGAGGACTGCCAGGTGCTGCCAGGCGGGTGGGTCGAAAAAGATCAGGTACAGCGGCGTGCCCCACAGAACGCTCGAGAAGGGCACCCACAACAGCAGCCGCTCCAGGGCGGACGGCGCAGTGATGTGGGTCGACAGAGCCATAATTCAGGTGTCAGGAGCGCCCAGACCGTCGCTGCCCACCAGAGAGAATCCGTTTAACACTCAGTCTCTTGATGTGTGGCGGCGTGCGCCTGCACCCATACTGCCATGCTCTCCAGGCCGGAGACTGAAGCACCGTTCAGCGTGGGTTGATCATCTCCCTGCTGTGGAGGAGGCTGCATCCTGGTGCCGCGTCGCCGTACGCCGCGCCTGCCCGCCTGGCCCGGTGCGGCACTTTCCGGACGGCGCCCTCCCCAGTGCCAGGCGACCGTCTGAACCTGAGGTTCATCCACGGCGCCACGACGCACGGGCACAGACGCTGGTCCCCGCGATCCGCTGAGGCCAGCCCGGTCCCCTTTGGCTGCGGCCGCCTGCGGCGCCGCGGGGCTATCCACGTGTGCGCCAGGGGCCGTCTCGTCCCTGAGCAGCCGGGTTACCGGCGTGAGTAGGTCCGGCCGCCGATCATCAATTCGTTTTTCCTCCTGTCCCAGTAGAAGGCGTACGTGCGGCTCGACTGGCCGTCGGGGCCCCTGAGCTCCAGGGTGTAGCCGTCAAACACGTACGTTCCTTTGGTCAGGGTGGAAGGGCCGGTTGCGGCGCCGGTCGTTACCGTGAATCCGTTGTTCAGGGTGCCGGCCACACCGCCGCCGCTCGCCCGCGTGAACTGCCCTCCGGCCGTGAACGTGTACACGTCCCGGGTGCTGGCGGTCGCGCCGTTCATCAGGGTGCCGGAGGTGTACGCCGAGAAGAACTCGTATGTGCCCGTCAGGCCCTCGCTTCTGGTTCCGGGCACGCCAGGTGTTCCCTTCAGTGATGTCCAGCGTCCCGCCTGCAGCAGTTCATACCCGGCGCCCTGCCGGCGCCATTTCGTCCAGGCCTGCGGTTCGCCCCTGCGCGACGCGGCGACGTCCAGGTCGTGTGGGCTCCAACGGAGGTTCAGGTAGGCTGTTCCGTCTTTCAGCAGCAGTGTCGTGGTTTCCCGGCCCGTGACATTGATCCCGTCGTACTCGTTCTCGAAGGTGTGCAGCAGTCCCTCGATCTGACCGGGTTTCAGCCCCGCGTTGGGCTTGAGCCGGTAGCGATTGAACTGTTCGAGTGCTGCCTGCTCTGCCTGCCCCGCCTCCGCCACCGGGGAGAGCCCCCGGGCCTCGCCCTGAAAGCGGCATACCGTGAGGCGGCCGTCCCGGTAGCCGAACGACTGTTGCCCGTAGATCAGGCTCTGGCCACGCGCGTCGGTGAGCGCCCGGGACAGGTTCAACAGCGGCGGATCGTCTCCGCCCCCGTCATACCGGCCGTTGCTGTGAAGGTAATCCTTCAGGTCGTCGTTCGCGTAATCGGTGTTGAACTCGATTGCGCCGCTCGTCCGGTCGTACCGGTAGGTGGCCTGAAAGCTCTTCAGCGGGGTGGTCTTTCGCGTGGCTTCGTCAGTGAATGTGCCGTTCGTCATGCGCAGGCCCTGATCCCCGTAGAGGGTCAGGGTGAACCTGACCACGCTCAGGAGGGTCGCGAAATCATTCGTGTTCTGCCCGACGCAGTCGTAGGCTCCTGTTCTGAGGGGCCCTCCGGCGTGATAGGGGGCCTGCCCGCCTGCCTTGCCGAGCAGTTCCTGAACGGAGGCCCGGCTGAGCGGAGCGAAGTCCGTGTTCGTCAGGAACGGCCCCCCGCCGGAGGCTGCAGGCGCGGCCGCGCGGGCCGGGGTCACGCCGGAGGCGCGCAGCGCCGCGGTGCGCTGGTACTCCTGGGGATAGAGCACGGACAGGTTCACCTGAGCGGCAAGCTGAGCGCGGATGTTACGGCAGTCGGCCGCAGGATCCCGACTGGCGCGGTTCAGTTCGGCGTACACCTGCTCACGCTGGGCATTGACCGCGGCGCGCAGGTCCGGCAGTTGCGGCGCGGCGGAGGTCTGCAGGTACGATTCGATACCGGGAAGGCCAGAGGCCACGCGCCACGCGGCGTACCCCTGTTCAATCACTGCCCGTTCCGCTGGGGCGTTCACCAGACACCAGTCACGGGCAATGGCACCGACCGCCGCCGCCGCATACAGGGTGGCCGCCGCTTTCAGCAGCTGAGGGTCGGCGGGCGCCGCCGCCCTGCCCGGCCAGACGCTGCTGGCACTCAACAGGAAGCTCAGGGTGCAGAGGCGAACAGAGCCGTGCCGCATCATGGTCCGCATCGTACGCAATTCCTGCGCGGACCCATCGCAGCTTTGAGGTCCCGAGGAGAACCTGGGAGGGCGAAGCGTACCAGCGCCGCTGGTGACTGCCGGCAGGGCACGGTTGCGGCGCAGCAGCCCAGCCCGGGCGCTGCCAGTACCCGCAGGCGATTCTTATGGCCCAGCACGCGCCTCAGGGAGCGGCGGGGACCGCTCAGTTCCCGTCAGGTCGCGCGGCCACCAGGGAAGGCCGGAGCATCCCTGGCGCCGGGATCCGTACGTATGCTGTGTTCGAGCCGCCTGCCTCTCAGCTGGCCCAGTCAGGCTGGCAGGGCCGCACGCCTCCGGTCAACTCCGGTCAGCGCCGACCGGGTGGCCGCGCCGGGCCTGTGCGTGAACGGTGGTGAGCGCGTGCGCCAGCGCCTCAATCCGGTGGTCGGCGATCCCGGCAATATTGATGCGGCCCTCTGGCGTGCCGTAGATCCCGAATTCGTCACGCAGGCGGGCCATGCCCTGCGGGGTGAGTGGCAGCAGAGAAAACATGCCCTGATGACGCCGGATCCGCTGCAGGTCCTCCGGCGCTCCCGCCGCCTGAAGAGCGGCCGTCAGGCGCTCACGGACCGTGGAGATCCGCGCGCGCATCAGGTGAAGCTCTCGCTGCCACGCGTCAGGGGCGGCCATCAGTTCTGCGGCAATCGCTGCGCCGTGCTCGGGCGGCATGGAGTAGGTGCGCCGGCCGGTATTTTCAAGCACACTCCGGACCGCCTGCTCTTCCAGCCGGCTGGACACGACGACCAGGGCCGCGCCGGTCCGTTCACAGTACAGGCCCATGTTCTTCGAGCAGCTGGCCGCGACCAGCACGGTGTCCAGCTGGCCGGCCAGCAACCGGAGACCTTCGGCGTCTTCGCTCAGGCCGCGTCCCAGGCCCTGGTAGGCCATGTCCACCAGCGGCGTCAGGCCCCGGCGCCGGCAGACGTCGGCCAGTGCCTGCCAGCCGGTCAGGTCCAGGTCTATGCCGGTGGGGTTATGGCAGCAGCCCTGGATCAGCAGCACGTCCCCCGGCCGGGCCTGCTCAAGAGCTGCCAGCAGCGGTGGGAGGCTTGTGACTCCGTTCCTCTCGGTCCACGGGTACTCGGCGATACTGAGGCCGGCGGCCTGCATCAGGGGATGGTGATTCTGGTACCCCGGGTCCGACAGCCACACGGTGGCCTCCGGGCGGGCCTCGGCCACCAGCTCGGCCAGCATGCGCAGCGCCCCGGTGCCGCCCACCGTCTGAAGGGTCACCGTGTGCGGACGGGTTTCCTGGAGGTCACCGAGCAGCAACCGCGTGATGCCGGCGTTGAAGGCGCCGTTGCCACTCAACGGCCGGTAGGTCTTGGACGGCGCCGCGGCCGCCAGCTGCGCCTCGGCGCGCTGCACGGCCATGAGCACCGGCGTGACGCCCTCGGCGGTGCGGTACACGCCCAGTCCAAGGTCCACCTTGTCCGGACGCGGGTCGGCCGCGTACGCGGCGGTCAGGGCCCAGAGCGGGTCTTGAGCGACGGGAGCAAGGCCCTTAAACATGCGGACGCTCCTGCGCGGGGCGGGCAGGCAGAACGTTGAACAGCACCACACCTGCGGTCACGACTAGCACGCCCACGGCCGAACGCGCTGAGGGAAACTCACCCAGCAGGGGCACCGCCAGAACCGTGGCGAGCACCGGGGCCAGGGCGCCGAACGCCGCGCAGCGCAGGGCGCCCAGCGACTGAATGGCGTAGGGGTAGGTCAGGGCGGCCACGACCCCCACACCCAGCCCCTGCACCAGCACGAACGGCAGGACCGCGCCCAGCGACACCTGCTGCAGGTGGCTGGGAAGCGCGCCGCTGGCCATGAGCGGCACCAGACACACCAGCGCCGGGTAGGTGACCAGCGCCGCGGTGGTCAGCGGGTCAAGTTGAGCCCGGCGCAACCCCAGGGTGTAGCCGCCCCACAACAGACTGGAGGTCAGCAGAATCAGCGTGCCGCTGAGCACGGCGCCGCCATGCAGGTGCAGTCCGGCCACGAGCAGCGCCACCCCTGCCACAATCACCGCGAGCCCGGGCCACTGGTGACCGGCCACCTTCTGACGGAACAGCACGAAGCCGACCAGCGCCACCGCCAGGGGGGTCGTGCCCGCAACGAGAGCACTGACGTGGGCGGCCGAGGTGAGTGTGCCGCCGGCCGCCGTCAGCAGGAAAAACGGCAGGCCCGCCCCCAGGACGATGAGGGCGGCAGCCTGCCGGGGTGCGGATTTCAGGGCGGCCCACCGCGAGCGGAGGACCGGCAGCAGCAGGACCCCGGGGACCAGGAAGCGGATCAGGGCGACATCTGCGGACGTCAGCGGGGAAGCTCCGATCGCACGGATCGTCAGCGCGAAACCGGCCCAGATCAGCACGGTCACGAACAGCGCGGTCCACCCGAGCAGGCGGGTTGGCGTGGCCGGCGCGACTGCAGGCCGCAGCGAACGTCGGGGCAGGGAAAGTTGGCGCATCCCCTTATGCTATGAAGCGCTGAAACCTTTCTTCGACAAAGTCACGTGCTGCCCAACACTGCCTGAGATGACAGACATTTTGGCAGAATCTGCCATGAAGGGAGGGCGCTATGGATGAGAAGGACCGGCGCATTCTTGCCTGCCTGCAGGCGGATGGCCGCATGAGCAACCAGGAACTCGCAGACCGGGTGAACCTCTCGCCGTCGCCGTGTTTACGGCGGGTGCGTCAGCTGGAGAACTCCGGTGTGATTCAGGGGTACACCGCGCTGGTGGATGAGCAGGCGGTCGGCCTGTCGGTTACGGCCTTTGTCCGGGTGCGTCTGCAGGTGCACAGCACCGAAAGCGTCAACACGTTCGAGCGGGCCATTGCGGGCATGGACGCCGTTCTCGACTGCTACGTCATGACCGGCAGTGCGGATTTCCTGTTGCGGGTGCTGGTGGAGAGTCTCAAGGACTACGAGGAGTTTGTCCGGTACCAGCTGCACGCGGTGCCGTATGTCGCGTCCATCGACACCAGCTTCGCCTATGGGCACGTCAAACGGGCCACAGTGTTCCCCCGGCTGAAAGCGAGTGACTGACCTGCGGTGAACCTTATCTGTGCGCCACTTGACGGCCTGGGCGGTACCTCGCCTGTGCGGGGGGTGGGAGCTCCAGACCAGTGCCAGAGCTGAACTTCAGCACGCCCTGGAAGACCGCCCTTCGGGTGGGCAGGCCCGGTGCTTCGTGCGGCCGGGCGCGCCTGTCATGCGCGGCGACCGGCCATAAGAACCTTCGGAACGAAGGACGGGCTGCCACCCCGCCACGCTCGTTTCTCAGTCAGACGTTCCGGTCAATCATTCAGTGGCCGGCCAGACGCCGTTTCCCCGCTGGGCCCCCGCGACACCGCCGCAGCCGAGGGCTCTATGTGGACTCGGCTGCAGGACAATTCTCCTCGCAGGTGCCTGGCTCCAGCATGAATAATGAACGCGTTCAGAAATGAACGCGTTCAACAAGGAGAGAAACATGACGCTCTGGGCAGCACGACTCTTGATTGCCGTGGCCGCTGGCCACCTCCTGCTGGCGCTGGCCAGCGTTCTGCCTGACCTGGGGGTCCTGGCCCCGAATGGGTTGCCCGGCATGCTCGGTGCGCCCTGGCAGCCGCCACACCTCGACCGGCAGGCGGCGTTTTGGAGTTCAGTCGGCAGCTTCGCGGCCCCCCAGTGGATCTGGGGAGCGTGGATGATAAGCGCCGCGCGCGAGGGGCACCGGCCACCCCAGGGCACCGGCCTCGCGCTTCTGCTCGTGACGGCCGTGCAGGTCACCCTGGCCCCGGCAGGGGGCTTCTGGCTGAACCTGGCGCCCGCCCTCCTGCTCATCACCGCCGAGTACCGCTTCCGGACAGCGCGCCCCGAGGCGCTCCGGTGACACGGCCACCTCAGGCGGCGCCCGGCCGGCGCGACCGGCACAAACAGGACAAACTGACGCGGATCCACACCGCCGCCCTGACCCTGTTCACCGAGCAGGGCTACGACGCAACCACCATCCGGCAGATCGCAGCAGAGGCCGACGTGGCGGCCGGCACCATCTTCCGCTACGCCACCGACAAAGCCGACCTGCTGCTCATGGTGTTTCATGACGCCATCGCCCAGACCGTGGCCGAGGCCACGGAGCCCCACCGCCTCACGGGACCACTCTCCCAGGTCCTGCCCGGGCTCTTCGACCCCTTCTTCGCCTTCTATGAAAAGCGGCAGGCCCTGGCCAGCGATTTCCTCCGTCTGGTGCTCTTTCATCAGAGCCCCTGGCGCACCCGGGAACTGGCGCAGGGGCGAGACTTCGTGCAGCAGCTCGCCGACCTGCTCCGGTCACGCCAGGACACCGGTGAGGTGGCCGCGGACCTCAACCCCCAGACGGCCGCCTTCGCGCTGTTCGCCCTGTACCAGGCGTGCCTGGTGGGCTGGCTGGCGGGAGAAGCCAACCTGACCGAGACCCGCGAGCGCCTGGCGGCCCTGCTGCACCTGCAGGTCCGGGCCTTCCAGGACGGCGCGCGCCCGGCGGTCACGCCATGACCCACCCCGTCCTGATTGTGGGCGCAGGCATCGGCGGACTCGCCCTGGCCCAGGTGCTGACCCGTCACGGCGTGGCGGTGAACCTGATCGAGAAAGCCGCCTCCCCCCGGGCGGTCGGCGCGGGCCTGATCCTGAGCGGCAACGCCCTGCGGGTCCTCGACCGGCTCGGCCTCGCGGAGGCCGCGCACGCGGCCGGGCAGGTCCTGAGCGGCGCCCAGCTGACCACCGCGGCGGGCCGGCCCCTTCAGACCCTTTCCTACGCGGCCTCAGGCGGAGCCGTCGGTGTGCACCGCGCTGCCCTTCAGTCGCTGCTCAGCCGGGATCTGCACCCCCGGATCCAGTTCGGCACCACGGTGCGGGCGCTGCACCAGCACCCCCGGGGCGTGGACGTCACCTTCAACAGCGGCGCGGTCCAGACGTTTCATGCGGTGATCGGCGCGGACGGACTGCACTCGTCCGTGCGGCACCTGACCTTCGGGGACGTGCCCCGGCGGTACGCTGGCTACACCAGCTGGCGCTTTGTGGTGCCCGTCCCCGGCCCGGCGCACGCCACCGAACTGTGGGGCCGGGGCTGTCGCCTGGGCTTGGTGCCGATCGGACTGCGCCAGACGTACGGGTATGTCACGGCCAACGCGCCAGAGCGGCCCCCAGGCCCGCCCCAGGCCCACGGGACCATGGCCGAGATGCAGGCCCACTGCGCCGGGTTTGGCGGCCCCGCACCGGCCCTGCTGGCGCATCTCCACGCGGACACCCCCGTGATCCGCACGGACATTCATGAGGTGCGGCTGCCGCAGTGGGGGCAGGGCCGGGTGACCCTGTTGGGCGACGCCGCACATGCGATGACGCCCAATCTCGGTCAGGGGGCAGCCATGGCGCTGGAAGACGCCTGGGTCCTGGGTCAGCAGCTGATCACGACGCCGGACGTGCCGGCCGGGCTGGCCCGGTATGAAGCCCTGCGGCGGCCACGGGTAAACGGCGTGCAGGCCAGCTCGCGCCTTCTCGGGCGGGCCGGGCAGCTGGAACAGGGCGCGCTGCGCGCCGTACGCGACCTGGGCATGCGTCTCGTCCCGCCGGGCCTGGCGCAGCAGTCAAGCCGCCGGCTGTTCCAGGTTGATCTGGACGCGGGCCTCCCCGGGGTCAGTCCAGCTGAACGCCCAGGCAGGCGGGATGACCGGAGCGCCGGGACCGGCAGTTGATGCCCGTGGTTGAACCCGAAAGACCCACCCAGACGCGGGCAGACAGCGGTTCCCCGGACATGTAAGAGGAGATGAGCGCGCACTCCTCCACCAGAGGGCGGAGCGCTGTACGGTGAAACGTCAAATGCCTCTCTTCCACGTCTCCGTCCGCCACCTCACCGACTATGTGAGGCGACGCTGGCGTCCCCTGCTCATCCTGTTCTTCGGCCTCCTGCTTCCCTTCCTTGGTTTCGTCAAGATCGCCCAGGAGGTGTTCGAGAAAGAGCCCTTCGCGTTCGAAGAGCCGCTGATGCTGGCCATTCACGCCTACAGCTCCCCTGCGCTGAACCACGTCACCGCCGCCTTCTCCCTGCTGGGCAGCGCCCGAGGCATGGCGCCCATCGCGCTGATCCTGGTAGCAGCGCTGTACCGCGTCAAACGGTCCCGCGCGTACTTCATGGCGGTCAGCCTCGGCGGCGTGGCCCTGATCAACCTGCTGCTCAAGAACCTGTTCGACCGTCCGCGCCCAACGTTCTGGACGCCGTTCCTTCCCGAGCCGGACTTTTCCTTCCCCAGTGGTCACGCCATGTTCGCCAGCGCCCTGGCCACCTCGGTGATTGCGCTGCTGTGGGCGACGCGCTGGCGGATTCCCGCCCTGGTGATCGGCACGCTGTACGTCCTCGGCATGATGCTCTCCAGGGTGTACATCGGCGTGCACTACCCGACGGACGTCACCGGTGGGGCGCTCTTCTCGCTCGCGTGGGTGTTCGGCCTGTCCCAGATCCTGCATATCCACCGGGTCCCTCCAACGTCGCGCGTCAGTGACGCGGCAGTTGATGAAGCCCACAAAGTTCCCTGAACGGAATTTACCTGGGCCCTGCTGTTCTCAGTCGACGTCACGCCAGCCTGAGCAGGCATCCGGTCAAGCGGCTGTCAGCCCTACAGCGGCCTGAGTGGTCCGGATGGACGCCGCTGGAGTTCCCCGCCGGGCAGCCGCCCCAGACTGGGCGGGACCACGTGGGCACCCTGAACCGCTGCGCGTGGGCATGATCATGCCTGGGCTCCGGCCCACACCGCGGGTTGCCGGCATCACGTGCGGACCCTTAGCTGGACCGAGCAGGTCCACCCTTAAGACTGGTCTGGGAGTCATGCGCGGCAGGTTCACCTCGATTGAAGTCATATCGCCTGGAACGAACT includes:
- a CDS encoding GGDEF domain-containing protein, with the protein product MALSTHITAPSALERLLLWVPFSSVLWGTPLYLIFFDPPAWQHLAVLVVIFVVFGLALFGPDRLRTPLRALAPHLYGALLLIIWTLGFYGLPDHPASPTGLVCTTLLAPVVYVLLFVQRPPHHARREGGTLLLSLVVSSLPHALTSVGRAGPFDGPVLPLTLLGAHSALLSILFHFAAAQRELVHQRASATQFHTLAHLDALTGLGNRRAFDDDLARLEIDVRSSGDRLSVVIIDLDGLKHINDTYGHAYGDALLLAFAEALREAFRDETHLYRFGGDEFALLVRPTRPDDAVDIQDRVRRAVTLTARRGFSQAQASAGVAEVPGDGDARTALRVSDARMYAQKQAGRTTPGQPGGPD
- a CDS encoding TetR/AcrR family transcriptional regulator — translated: MTRPPQAAPGRRDRHKQDKLTRIHTAALTLFTEQGYDATTIRQIAAEADVAAGTIFRYATDKADLLLMVFHDAIAQTVAEATEPHRLTGPLSQVLPGLFDPFFAFYEKRQALASDFLRLVLFHQSPWRTRELAQGRDFVQQLADLLRSRQDTGEVAADLNPQTAAFALFALYQACLVGWLAGEANLTETRERLAALLHLQVRAFQDGARPAVTP
- a CDS encoding Lrp/AsnC family transcriptional regulator produces the protein MDEKDRRILACLQADGRMSNQELADRVNLSPSPCLRRVRQLENSGVIQGYTALVDEQAVGLSVTAFVRVRLQVHSTESVNTFERAIAGMDAVLDCYVMTGSADFLLRVLVESLKDYEEFVRYQLHAVPYVASIDTSFAYGHVKRATVFPRLKASD
- a CDS encoding FAD-dependent monooxygenase; translated protein: MTHPVLIVGAGIGGLALAQVLTRHGVAVNLIEKAASPRAVGAGLILSGNALRVLDRLGLAEAAHAAGQVLSGAQLTTAAGRPLQTLSYAASGGAVGVHRAALQSLLSRDLHPRIQFGTTVRALHQHPRGVDVTFNSGAVQTFHAVIGADGLHSSVRHLTFGDVPRRYAGYTSWRFVVPVPGPAHATELWGRGCRLGLVPIGLRQTYGYVTANAPERPPGPPQAHGTMAEMQAHCAGFGGPAPALLAHLHADTPVIRTDIHEVRLPQWGQGRVTLLGDAAHAMTPNLGQGAAMALEDAWVLGQQLITTPDVPAGLARYEALRRPRVNGVQASSRLLGRAGQLEQGALRAVRDLGMRLVPPGLAQQSSRRLFQVDLDAGLPGVSPAERPGRRDDRSAGTGS
- a CDS encoding DUF6463 family protein, which gives rise to MTLWAARLLIAVAAGHLLLALASVLPDLGVLAPNGLPGMLGAPWQPPHLDRQAAFWSSVGSFAAPQWIWGAWMISAAREGHRPPQGTGLALLLVTAVQVTLAPAGGFWLNLAPALLLITAEYRFRTARPEALR
- a CDS encoding phosphatase PAP2 family protein; its protein translation is MPLFHVSVRHLTDYVRRRWRPLLILFFGLLLPFLGFVKIAQEVFEKEPFAFEEPLMLAIHAYSSPALNHVTAAFSLLGSARGMAPIALILVAALYRVKRSRAYFMAVSLGGVALINLLLKNLFDRPRPTFWTPFLPEPDFSFPSGHAMFASALATSVIALLWATRWRIPALVIGTLYVLGMMLSRVYIGVHYPTDVTGGALFSLAWVFGLSQILHIHRVPPTSRVSDAAVDEAHKVP
- a CDS encoding aromatic amino acid transaminase, which produces MFKGLAPVAQDPLWALTAAYAADPRPDKVDLGLGVYRTAEGVTPVLMAVQRAEAQLAAAAPSKTYRPLSGNGAFNAGITRLLLGDLQETRPHTVTLQTVGGTGALRMLAELVAEARPEATVWLSDPGYQNHHPLMQAAGLSIAEYPWTERNGVTSLPPLLAALEQARPGDVLLIQGCCHNPTGIDLDLTGWQALADVCRRRGLTPLVDMAYQGLGRGLSEDAEGLRLLAGQLDTVLVAASCSKNMGLYCERTGAALVVVSSRLEEQAVRSVLENTGRRTYSMPPEHGAAIAAELMAAPDAWQRELHLMRARISTVRERLTAALQAAGAPEDLQRIRRHQGMFSLLPLTPQGMARLRDEFGIYGTPEGRINIAGIADHRIEALAHALTTVHAQARRGHPVGADRS
- a CDS encoding threonine/serine dehydratase — encoded protein: MITLEDVRGAAERLAPYIHRTPVLTSESLDRLLGRELLFKGEHLQKTGSFKVRGALNAALQLGGPRGLVTLSSGNHAQGVAFASRVLGVPCAVVMYEDASETKKAAVRSYGAQVVDEGVTRLNGEERVRALAAERGYHYIHAYDDLQVMAGQGTQALELIGQVEAPDAVLVAVGGGGMISGIATVVQAVWPGTRVIGVEPETGDDTRRSLLAGERVRLAAPPRTVADGVQTMMPGALTFPVVQARVHEVLAVREESIVEAQRLMMRHLKQVVEPTAGLPLAPLLEGIELPHRLGVFVCGGNWLP
- a CDS encoding proline iminopeptidase-family hydrolase, with product MTSHSPASTYFDTTGRDDRLSGGVKLIPVTTPHGTYRVWTKRVGNHPTLKVLLLHGGPGATHEYFEAFDSFLPAAGIEYYYYDQLGSAYSDQPDQPALWDLPRFVDEVEQVRQALGLTRENFILLGHSWGGILALEYALQYPQHLRALVISNMMASIPLYNAYARDVLKPAMDPAALAEIEQLEAAGAHDQPRYMELLVPHHYVHHVLRLPVEDWPDPVNRAFKHINPSIYVPLQGPSELGASAKLADWDRTADLGQVTVPTLVIGAQHDTMDPAHMAWMAGQFPRGQHLHCPDGSHMALYDDQERYFAGLIGFLRGLDRLD
- a CDS encoding DMT family transporter, with protein sequence MRQLSLPRRSLRPAVAPATPTRLLGWTALFVTVLIWAGFALTIRAIGASPLTSADVALIRFLVPGVLLLPVLRSRWAALKSAPRQAAALIVLGAGLPFFLLTAAGGTLTSAAHVSALVAGTTPLAVALVGFVLFRQKVAGHQWPGLAVIVAGVALLVAGLHLHGGAVLSGTLILLTSSLLWGGYTLGLRRAQLDPLTTAALVTYPALVCLVPLMASGALPSHLQQVSLGAVLPFVLVQGLGVGVVAALTYPYAIQSLGALRCAAFGALAPVLATVLAVPLLGEFPSARSAVGVLVVTAGVVLFNVLPARPAQERPHV